A region of Pseudarthrobacter sp. NIBRBAC000502770 DNA encodes the following proteins:
- a CDS encoding acylphosphatase, whose product MGRHAGSPHDPARGGSAQDTVRLDARVFGMVQGVGFRYWTMGTAEELGLSGEVSNLDDGSVRVIAEGAEPQVKKLLDWLKSDRTPGRVERVESDFSAARGTFNRFRAH is encoded by the coding sequence ATGGGCAGGCACGCAGGGTCTCCGCACGATCCAGCGCGGGGCGGTTCTGCGCAGGACACTGTCAGGCTGGACGCCAGGGTCTTCGGCATGGTCCAGGGTGTGGGTTTCCGCTACTGGACCATGGGCACGGCGGAGGAGCTTGGATTGTCAGGTGAGGTAAGCAACCTCGACGACGGTTCAGTTCGGGTGATTGCCGAAGGCGCCGAACCGCAGGTCAAGAAACTGCTGGACTGGCTCAAATCGGACCGGACCCCCGGCCGGGTGGAGCGGGTCGAGTCTGACTTTTCAGCTGCCCGGGGGACTTTCAACAGATTCCGGGCCCACTGA